In Nymphaea colorata isolate Beijing-Zhang1983 chromosome 3, ASM883128v2, whole genome shotgun sequence, a genomic segment contains:
- the LOC116251144 gene encoding uncharacterized protein LOC116251144 gives MGSTLPCGEATPMEETVQALLDMLVSPLLPKFSSNRNPPAKSLEESIGKQMHAVVLLYNYFHRKQFPEVEFLDYQAFIKVAVIAKKMLLSFVNCGQGGQKTITEKMIMEAFDICNGLNALTSLPRKDSWPVSKVSVLLVDTAKQNFLLEFGSVIHGVWSLIEKDITTAATHASGQNDLEKQITPAKKIFRGTTQSKQASSPVTLDEEALLQVAHSAVNDKTGLDSSCFLVLQRDNVDSLSKVRSTTRFYLMQCLKEPGEQLKKVPIKDALNSLQSSIVAKASDGYETTEAVTFFQLFPYEKIISDWMSRESVQSVGGPENITTLMDSKVQSVTSPDNPSCNLKGNKTSNVSQLLNITTLMDSKVQSVTSPDNSSCNLKGNKASNVSRLSDEDSKSLNITENHATNENGHGKVSKKKKRKSQSMKMQVDHNVEKLGSPENINSHSLKKNKILNETAQSHEISNTVICSTDPTVIENDYGKGAKPYGSDAPSKDSEPSALLGSGEVPFVKDSFVVAEDQVVRPCCKQLEPFHNVGGTLNSSENVTRNEFGTKKPPMMPQIGDISAKPSGELGVDFSNQDELAKSNLSVLQFEDHTKKGNNLTMMLSSKEHALLQTAVKVLHKKHAKLVHEHRQLSLKQRQVEDAIFLCEKQIQTIMAGGDEASTLIIETVIEGCDVAPSEEETLESHPNLGTASMIRTKNEFLDASSEEKYAIQGNKRKRLSEAILNLYSPCQDLDEICRQNNWVLPTYTVFPSRGGFVASVTVNCLDLNCSGDGDIRSKPQEARESAATCMLNKLRDMAHHV, from the exons TGCTgttattgcaaaaaaaatgttattgtCATTCGTGAATTGTGGCCAAGGAGGACAGAAAACAATCACAGAGAAAATGATCATGGAAGCTTTTGATATTTGTAATGGATTGAATGCTCTGACCAGCCTTCCTCGTAAAGATAGTTGGCCAGTCTCAAAAGTTTCAGTTCTTCTTGTTGACACAGCGAAACAGAACTTCTTGCTAGAGTTTGGTTCTGTTATTCATGGAGTTTGGTCATTGATAGAAAAAGATATTACTACTGCTGCTACACATGCATCAGGACAAAACGATTTAGAGAAGCAAATTACACCTGCCAAGAAGATTTTTCGTGGCACAACACAGTCAAAGCAAGCTTCTAGCCCAGTAACTTTGGATGAAGAGGCACTCCTGCAAGTTGCACATTCTGCTGTCAATGATAAAACTG GCCTTGattcttcatgttttttggtCCTTCAAAGAGACAATGTAGATTCATTGAGTAAAGTTAGATCAACTACTCGATTTTACCTCATGCAGTGTTTAAAGGAACCTGGTGAACAACTGAAAAAAGTACCTATTAAGGATGCACTGAACAG cctACAGAGTTCCATAGTTGCCAAGGCGTCCGATGGTTATGAGACAACAGAAGCTGTCACCTttttccaattatttccatATGAAAAGATAATCTCAGATTGGATGTCCAG AGAAAGTGTCCAATCAGTGGGTGGACCAGAAAATATAACAACTTTGATGGACAGTAAAGTTCAAAGTGTCACTTCTCCAGACAACCCTTCTTGTAACTTGAAGGGAAACAAAACTTCCAATGTATCACagttattaaatataacaaCTTTGATGGACAGTAAGGTTCAAAGTGTCACTTCTCCAGACAACAGTTCTTGTAACTTGAAGGGAAACAAAGCTTCCAATGTATCACGGTTATCTGATGAAGATTCTAAAAGCTTGAATATCACTGAAAACCATGCCACAAATGAAAATGGTCATGGGAAAGTGTCGAAAAAGAAGAAACGTAAATCACAATCTATGAAAATGCAGGTGGATCACAATGTTGAAAAACTTGGTTCTCCAGAAAACATCAACTCACACAGCCTGAAGAAGAACAAAATTCTCAATGAAACAGCTCAATCTCATGAAATTTCAAATACAGTTATTTGCAGTACAGATCCTACTGTAATTGAAAATGACTATGGGAAAGGTGCTAAGCCATATGGCTCGGATGCTCCTTCCAAAGATTCAGAGCCCTCTGCTTTATTGGGTTCTGGGGAGGTTCCTTTTGTCAAGGATTCATTTGTTGTTGCTGAAGATCAAGTTGTCAGACCTTGTTGCAAGCAACTGGAGCCGTTTCACAATGTTGGGGGCACATTAAACAGCTCAGAAAATGTTACAAGGAATGAG TTTGGAACAAAAAAACCACCAATGATGCCACAAATTGGAGACATAAGTGCCAAGCCTTCTGGGGAACTTGGTGTTGATTTCTCCAATCAGGATGAACTTGCAAAAAGTAACCTCTCTGTTCTGCAATTTGAAGATCACACAAAGAAGGGTAATAACTTGACAATGATGTTGTCATCCAAGGAACATGCTTTATTGCAGACTGCTGTAAAAGTCCTGCACAAGAAACATGCAAAACTA GTGCATGAGCATCGGCAGTTATCATTAAAGCAGCGGCAGGTGGAGGATGCAATTTTTCTGTGTGAAAAGCAAATTCAAACTATCATGGCAG GTGGAGATGAAGCATCTACTCTGATCATTGAAACTGTGATAGAAGGTTGTGATGTTGCACCTTCAGAAGAAGAAACCTTGGAATCTCACCCAAATCTGGGCACTGCATCCATGATCAGAACTAAGAATGAATTTCTAGATGCtagttctgaagaaaaatatgcaattcagggcaataaaaggaaaaggcTGTCAGAGGCAATTCTTAATTTATATAGCCCATGCCAG GATTTGGATGAGATTTGCAGGCAAAACAATTGGGTGTTGCCAACCTATACTGTCTTCCCATCCAGAG GTGGTTTTGTGGCAAGTGTGACGGTTAATTGTTTGGACTTAAATTGTTCTGGTGATGGTGATATACGGAGCAAGCCACAAGAGGCAAGGGAATCTGCTGCAACATGTATGTTGAATAAATTGCGTGACATGGCGCATCATGTGTAG